The following coding sequences are from one Synergistaceae bacterium window:
- the gmk gene encoding guanylate kinase, which yields MCRENQRTVTEYRVNKITGKLFVLSGPSGVGKGTLREHALENFSNLVYSISCTTREPREGETNGVEYRFISRDEFEQGINNNLFLEYARVHEHYYGTLKSDVIRELNAGRNVLLEIDVQGALQVREKINNAVLIFIAPPSIEELSRRLINRNTESQHDLNIRLSNAVKELKFADKYDYIIVNDDLDLASRKLQEIFTNESR from the coding sequence ATGTGTAGAGAAAATCAGAGAACAGTTACAGAATATAGAGTAAATAAAATCACAGGAAAATTATTTGTCTTGTCAGGGCCTTCAGGTGTAGGCAAGGGGACTTTACGGGAGCACGCGCTGGAAAATTTCAGCAATCTTGTATATTCGATTTCATGCACGACTAGGGAGCCGCGGGAAGGTGAGACTAACGGCGTAGAGTATAGATTTATTTCACGTGATGAGTTCGAACAGGGAATTAATAATAATTTATTTCTCGAATATGCCCGAGTTCATGAACACTATTACGGCACTCTAAAATCTGACGTGATTAGAGAGTTAAACGCCGGGCGTAATGTCTTGCTTGAAATTGACGTACAGGGCGCGTTACAAGTCCGTGAAAAAATTAATAATGCCGTGTTAATATTTATAGCTCCTCCCAGTATTGAAGAGTTATCAAGACGCTTAATTAACCGCAACACAGAGAGCCAGCACGATTTAAATATAAGACTATCTAATGCCGTCAAAGAATTAAAATTTGCTGATAAATATGATTATATAATTGTGAATGATGATTTAGATTTAGCTTCACGGAAATTACAGGAGATTTTTACGAATGAGTCTCGATAA
- a CDS encoding YicC family protein: MFVSMTGFGSSEHNFSWGTVKFEISSINHKYQDFSTKLPRELASLENRIINLLRNNIARGKVRLSAEINFYPGSEIGLVNEKALINIYSQVCKISRENNIDIPKDLTQFLLIPGVVDNTACESSLEDFALWDNLVLKACESLNNMKISEGEKLFNQVKQELMNLSEIVKRLRERWQVAISDAIESLRTRIQNVMEHYNLEIDESRIAQEVSLMSDRWDVTEELTRLDAHINKFSQIMNSNESNGKKLDFLVQEMNREINTMGSKVNDALFRWDVVEAKSCVEKIREQLQNIE, from the coding sequence ATGTTTGTAAGCATGACAGGATTTGGAAGCAGTGAGCATAATTTTTCATGGGGGACAGTAAAATTTGAGATTTCTTCAATAAATCATAAATATCAGGATTTCAGCACGAAATTACCCCGTGAACTTGCCTCGCTTGAGAATAGAATTATAAATCTATTGCGTAATAATATAGCTCGCGGCAAAGTCAGACTCAGCGCAGAAATAAATTTTTACCCCGGTTCTGAAATAGGCTTAGTAAATGAGAAGGCTTTAATTAATATTTATAGTCAGGTCTGCAAAATTTCTCGTGAAAATAATATAGATATTCCCAAAGATTTAACGCAATTTTTATTAATTCCCGGAGTTGTTGATAATACTGCCTGTGAAAGCTCATTAGAAGATTTTGCTTTATGGGATAATTTAGTGTTGAAGGCCTGCGAGTCTCTTAATAACATGAAGATTTCAGAAGGCGAGAAATTATTTAATCAAGTTAAGCAGGAATTAATGAATCTCTCTGAAATAGTCAAGAGACTTAGAGAACGCTGGCAAGTTGCAATTTCTGACGCTATAGAATCACTTAGAACACGAATTCAAAACGTTATGGAGCATTATAATTTAGAAATTGACGAGTCAAGAATCGCTCAGGAAGTATCATTAATGTCTGACAGGTGGGACGTTACAGAGGAGTTAACCCGACTTGACGCGCATATAAATAAATTCTCGCAAATTATGAACTCAAACGAGTCAAATGGCAAAAAACTAGATTTCTTAGTTCAGGAAATGAATAGAGAAATTAACACGATGGGCTCAAAAGTTAATGACGCTTTATTCCGCTGGGACGTAGTAGAGGCAAAATCATGTGTAGAGAAAATCAGAGAACAGTTACAGAATATAGAGTAA
- a CDS encoding 1-acyl-sn-glycerol-3-phosphate acyltransferase — MKQNKIFYAIVRFTLKILLLIYNRVSVRWLEKLNPDEKFIVASNHASNLDPVLIGCFFPRDLRYFAKEELFTNKLFGACISALGAMPVSRENNSSAAGALRAFMKLYQDGNDVLIFPEGGRTLDGNLQPLEGGVALAASHEKAPILPVFIHGSFKAMPTGSALIKPVKINITFGKVLRFSDDVYKSKDGRKIIMDELNNSFRELEKC, encoded by the coding sequence ATGAAGCAAAATAAAATTTTTTATGCAATAGTAAGATTTACCCTGAAAATATTATTATTGATTTATAATCGTGTCAGTGTTCGCTGGCTCGAAAAATTAAACCCTGATGAAAAATTTATAGTTGCCAGTAATCACGCGAGCAACTTAGACCCCGTATTAATCGGCTGTTTCTTTCCGAGGGATTTACGATATTTCGCAAAAGAAGAGTTATTCACTAATAAATTATTCGGTGCCTGTATAAGCGCGTTGGGTGCTATGCCTGTATCACGGGAAAATAATTCGAGTGCTGCCGGTGCTTTACGAGCTTTCATGAAATTATATCAGGACGGGAACGATGTATTAATATTCCCTGAAGGCGGGAGGACTTTAGACGGAAATTTGCAGCCCTTAGAAGGTGGAGTCGCTTTGGCCGCGAGTCATGAGAAAGCCCCGATTTTGCCGGTATTTATTCACGGATCATTTAAGGCAATGCCTACGGGGAGCGCGTTAATTAAGCCGGTCAAGATTAATATAACGTTCGGAAAAGTATTAAGATTTAGCGATGATGTATACAAAAGCAAAGACGGCCGCAAAATTATAATGGACGAGTTAAATAATTCATTCAGGGAGCTTGAAAAATGTTAA
- a CDS encoding (d)CMP kinase: MIIITIDGPAGAGKSTVSKKVAQELSINFLDTGALYRAIGLILAKSEVRPEFLHEALNDINIEINKSGVYVNDFDVTKEIRTPEADILSSKYSALPEVRAALLNIQREQAKKASLIAEGRDLGSVVFPDADFKFYLTASPEARAKRRYDERIKRGESANYDEILQAIKSRDQHDLNREIAPLRIPENAIYIDSSDMSEQEVINFIINQVRGSINNEAK; the protein is encoded by the coding sequence ATGATAATTATTACGATTGACGGCCCCGCCGGAGCTGGTAAAAGCACAGTATCAAAGAAAGTAGCTCAGGAGTTAAGCATAAATTTTTTAGACACAGGGGCATTATATCGCGCAATAGGTCTAATTCTCGCAAAGTCTGAAGTCAGGCCGGAATTTCTGCACGAGGCTTTGAATGATATTAATATAGAAATTAATAAATCCGGTGTCTATGTGAATGATTTTGACGTTACTAAGGAAATCAGAACGCCTGAAGCTGATATTTTATCGTCAAAGTATTCTGCTTTGCCCGAAGTTAGAGCGGCTTTATTAAATATTCAGCGTGAACAGGCCAAGAAAGCAAGTTTAATAGCAGAAGGCCGGGACTTAGGGAGCGTTGTATTTCCTGACGCAGATTTTAAATTCTATCTCACAGCCAGCCCAGAAGCACGAGCTAAAAGACGTTATGACGAGAGAATCAAGCGCGGTGAGAGTGCAAATTATGATGAGATCCTGCAAGCTATAAAATCACGTGATCAGCATGATTTAAACCGTGAAATCGCCCCGTTAAGAATTCCGGAAAATGCTATTTATATTGACAGTTCAGACATGAGCGAACAGGAAGTAATAAATTTTATAATTAATCAAGTAAGAGGCTCTATTAATAATGAAGCAAAATAA
- a CDS encoding HDOD domain-containing protein produces MSDTNANKEIIKTRILSKLADIKSFPQFVLETMKKLNDPSSNAADVAKSLSRDEGLVLRVLKLANSAAYGMTRKISSISEAISLLGYKSISNIILAAEVYSSMDKGLSGYALDRGELWRHSLMVAYASRHLAHVTKKVNTEDAYVGGLLHDIGKVILNDYVRFGYGIIVKMVEEKHIPFTEAESSVLGFDHAMIGSVLVERWEMPESYKFAVEYHHKPNELPEDKADYQPLLDVVSVANAVCLMLGIGLGADGLQSYMFPEPLERLGITNFDSLLAEMVDYVSSVANDMGDMAGL; encoded by the coding sequence GTGAGCGACACTAACGCAAATAAAGAAATCATCAAGACTAGAATATTAAGCAAACTGGCTGATATAAAGTCATTCCCGCAATTTGTGCTTGAGACCATGAAAAAATTAAATGATCCCTCAAGTAATGCTGCTGACGTTGCAAAAAGTTTATCGCGCGATGAGGGACTTGTTTTGAGAGTTCTCAAATTAGCAAATTCGGCGGCTTATGGAATGACCCGTAAAATTTCAAGTATAAGCGAGGCAATTTCTTTATTAGGCTATAAAAGTATCAGCAATATAATCTTAGCTGCTGAAGTTTATTCTTCAATGGATAAGGGCTTATCAGGTTATGCTCTTGACCGTGGCGAACTTTGGCGGCATTCTTTAATGGTAGCATATGCAAGCCGTCATTTAGCTCATGTTACGAAAAAAGTAAATACAGAAGACGCTTACGTCGGCGGCCTGTTACATGATATAGGCAAAGTAATATTAAATGATTATGTCAGATTTGGATATGGCATTATCGTAAAAATGGTAGAAGAAAAGCATATTCCCTTTACTGAAGCAGAGTCAAGCGTGTTAGGTTTTGATCATGCCATGATAGGCTCTGTATTAGTTGAACGCTGGGAGATGCCGGAGTCTTATAAATTTGCCGTTGAATATCATCACAAGCCGAATGAGTTGCCCGAAGATAAAGCTGATTATCAGCCTTTATTAGACGTAGTATCAGTAGCAAATGCCGTGTGTTTAATGCTCGGTATCGGGTTAGGAGCTGACGGCCTGCAGTCTTATATGTTCCCTGAACCTTTAGAGCGGCTCGGCATAACTAATTTTGATAGTTTACTCGCTGAAATGGTCGATTATGTAAGCAGCGTTGCTAATGATATGGGAGATATGGCCGGATTATGA
- a CDS encoding rRNA pseudouridine synthase, which produces MRLNLFLSSNGICSRRKADDIILSGRVKVNDKIVLAPYFRVDINHDKILLDNKQIFHELKRVYYIMNKPSGYVCAVSDKYYPVIIDLLPEEARNLRVFPVGRLDKDSEGLLILTNDGNFAQNIIHPSKKISREYEVLLNLPVNDKHLSRLREGFNIENKFIKPLKVLQIGEASLKIVLSEGIKREIRLMMRQIGLRVEKLTRVKIGGLELGNLSSGEYKSLSFSSLCNKIFLSR; this is translated from the coding sequence ATGCGATTAAATTTGTTTCTCTCATCGAACGGGATATGTTCACGACGCAAGGCCGATGATATTATTTTGTCGGGACGTGTCAAAGTCAATGATAAAATTGTGCTCGCTCCATATTTCAGGGTAGATATAAATCACGATAAAATTTTACTTGACAATAAGCAAATTTTTCACGAGTTAAAGCGCGTATATTATATTATGAATAAACCGAGCGGCTATGTCTGTGCAGTCAGTGATAAATATTATCCCGTTATAATTGATTTATTGCCCGAAGAAGCTAGAAATTTGCGGGTGTTTCCGGTGGGCAGGCTCGATAAAGATAGTGAAGGCCTGTTAATTTTGACTAATGACGGAAATTTTGCGCAGAATATTATTCACCCTTCTAAAAAAATTTCACGCGAATATGAAGTATTATTAAATTTGCCGGTTAATGACAAGCATTTATCGAGATTGCGGGAAGGCTTTAATATCGAGAATAAATTTATCAAGCCGCTTAAAGTCTTGCAAATCGGGGAAGCATCGCTAAAAATTGTCCTGTCTGAAGGCATAAAGCGCGAAATAAGATTAATGATGCGTCAAATCGGTTTGAGGGTTGAGAAATTAACTCGTGTTAAAATCGGCGGGCTTGAACTCGGAAATTTGAGCAGCGGCGAATATAAAAGTTTGTCATTTTCCAGTCTGTGCAATAAAATATTTTTATCTCGATAA
- the trpS gene encoding tryptophan--tRNA ligase, producing MKKRVLSAMRPTGALHLGHLAGALSNFVRLQNDDNYECFYSIADWHALMSNYAESGRTSEFCYMALTDWLSVGLDPEKSPLFIQSHVKQHAELALALGMITPLGWLYRNPTYKEQLFNIRNKDLGMFGFLGYPVLMAADILLYKAEFVPVGEDQSAHLELSRELVRRFNNFFGDVLVEPQPLFTQTPKVPGIDGRKMSKSYGNALELSESADSMWQKLRTMKTDPARMRRTDKGDPEKCPVWDLHKVFNNDENEKNEICEGCKSAGIGCIDCKKKLNAHINELMTPIRERRSKYEGNKSLLDEILRDGALRAEKVAGSTMDEIYPAMGLLPRINK from the coding sequence ATGAAAAAAAGAGTATTAAGCGCAATGAGACCGACCGGAGCTTTACATTTGGGACACTTGGCCGGAGCTTTGAGTAATTTTGTCAGGCTTCAGAATGATGATAATTACGAATGTTTTTATAGTATTGCAGATTGGCACGCCTTGATGTCTAACTATGCAGAGAGCGGGCGGACCAGCGAATTTTGTTACATGGCATTAACTGACTGGCTGAGCGTCGGACTTGACCCCGAAAAAAGCCCGTTATTTATTCAATCACATGTAAAGCAGCACGCAGAACTCGCCCTAGCACTGGGAATGATTACGCCGTTGGGATGGCTTTATCGTAACCCGACTTATAAGGAGCAGTTATTTAATATTCGCAATAAAGATTTAGGCATGTTCGGATTTCTCGGTTATCCTGTTTTAATGGCCGCTGATATATTATTATACAAGGCTGAATTTGTCCCAGTCGGTGAAGATCAAAGCGCGCATTTGGAATTATCCCGTGAATTAGTCCGGCGGTTTAATAATTTTTTCGGTGATGTCTTAGTTGAGCCTCAGCCGTTATTTACTCAAACTCCGAAAGTTCCCGGAATTGACGGCCGCAAAATGAGTAAATCATACGGGAATGCTTTAGAATTAAGTGAGAGTGCTGACTCAATGTGGCAAAAATTGCGGACTATGAAGACAGACCCGGCCCGAATGCGTCGAACTGATAAGGGCGACCCCGAAAAATGCCCTGTCTGGGATTTGCACAAAGTTTTTAATAATGACGAGAACGAGAAAAACGAAATTTGCGAGGGCTGCAAGAGTGCGGGAATAGGCTGTATTGACTGCAAGAAAAAATTAAACGCTCATATAAATGAGTTAATGACCCCTATCAGAGAAAGACGCTCAAAATATGAAGGCAATAAAAGTTTACTTGACGAAATTTTACGCGATGGAGCATTACGAGCTGAGAAAGTAGCAGGCTCAACAATGGACGAAATTTATCCGGCAATGGGACTATTACCCAGAATAAATAAATAA
- a CDS encoding Nif3-like dinuclear metal center hexameric protein, giving the protein MKICDLLQEINNFASFDLCAEWDNSGLIVGDYDSEINNIAVCLDAVPEAVIKASELNCNLLITHHPLIFRGIKQINYNNWLGLAIKEAVKRDINIIALHTNFDRSESGVNRILASKIGLENCESLSDYGIKGNLREKMSLKNFLEFVKVSWNLTHIDYYFENQRDIKRVALCGGSGAEFWEFARDCDIYITCDMKYHELIDAVKSGLVMALCNHGEMERASLLELAKKLNAILLDIKALNNYGRI; this is encoded by the coding sequence ATGAAAATTTGTGATTTATTGCAGGAAATAAATAATTTTGCTAGTTTTGATTTATGCGCTGAGTGGGATAATTCGGGCTTAATCGTCGGCGATTATGACAGCGAAATAAATAATATTGCTGTATGTCTTGACGCTGTGCCTGAAGCTGTTATCAAAGCAAGCGAGTTAAATTGTAATTTGCTTATAACACATCACCCGTTAATTTTTCGCGGAATAAAGCAGATAAATTATAATAACTGGCTGGGACTTGCTATAAAAGAGGCCGTAAAGCGCGATATAAATATTATTGCCTTACACACAAATTTTGACAGGTCAGAAAGCGGCGTGAATAGAATTCTAGCAAGTAAAATCGGGCTTGAAAATTGCGAGAGTTTATCAGATTACGGCATAAAAGGAAATTTGCGCGAAAAAATGAGCCTGAAAAATTTTCTTGAATTCGTAAAAGTTTCATGGAATTTAACTCACATAGATTATTATTTTGAGAATCAGCGTGATATAAAACGTGTTGCACTTTGCGGCGGGAGCGGTGCGGAGTTCTGGGAATTTGCACGGGACTGCGACATTTATATAACCTGCGACATGAAATATCACGAATTAATTGATGCAGTTAAAAGCGGGCTTGTTATGGCTTTATGCAATCACGGTGAAATGGAACGTGCCAGCCTGCTCGAACTTGCTAAAAAATTGAATGCTATATTACTTGATATTAAAGCACTAAATAATTACGGGAGAATTTAA
- a CDS encoding deoxynucleoside kinase — MINIIVEGMTASGKSTLTNLLSEKLNLDVMPEEFRDNYDLLGRFHVNRKWAFPMQLNFLVTRFAQYLCAIEDGNYIMDRSLFGDKVYAKLYYELGYLTDGQFGQYLNLYESLAVNVKQPKLLIHVHCDFDEIMRRINSRGRQDEIQAGQDYWRSLYKAYESVRFPNEFNFDLSNPEFINTPSMIEKFLADVREHLS, encoded by the coding sequence ATGATAAATATAATAGTTGAAGGCATGACAGCCAGCGGAAAGAGTACGCTTACTAATTTATTGAGCGAGAAATTAAATCTTGACGTTATGCCCGAAGAATTTAGAGATAATTATGACTTATTAGGCCGCTTTCACGTTAATAGAAAATGGGCGTTTCCTATGCAGTTAAATTTTTTAGTAACGAGATTTGCGCAATATTTATGTGCCATTGAAGACGGAAATTATATAATGGATCGCAGCTTATTCGGTGATAAAGTCTATGCAAAATTATATTATGAACTCGGCTATTTGACAGATGGGCAGTTCGGGCAATATTTAAATTTGTATGAGTCTCTCGCTGTAAATGTAAAGCAGCCTAAATTATTAATTCACGTTCACTGCGATTTTGACGAGATTATGAGGCGCATTAATTCACGAGGGCGGCAAGACGAGATACAAGCCGGCCAAGATTACTGGAGGAGTCTATATAAGGCCTATGAGAGCGTGAGATTTCCGAATGAATTTAATTTTGACTTGAGCAACCCGGAATTTATAAACACGCCGAGCATGATAGAAAAATTTTTAGCTGATGTTAGAGAGCATTTATCATGA
- a CDS encoding DUF2157 domain-containing protein, which produces MINIRRREYEFLNGEINSWLDENIITSEQSEKILSLYEIKEYSLKRILILAGVILLGLGAVSFLASKWHELPKLLRLCVLIGGYALSLIACSISGIRTKAGKSFLLLASFILGSGIFLGTRMYNIKLDLSQILEFWLLAEIVTCMITSDLWQVYLLEILSLIYLIVINAIDIFALQFMNSAHFAMWEFFVPVKAFILLALLWLVNWRIRTRAIINANILITLLLCASRMSLCLGGTLTLVILAIIGGVMSFLMKHSDGQTMGLLIAGVFGLLLTWPEFWNSWDYAKILSVVSALCLVPLMLINIWRGHLVAGVVFCVLLVCRYFFDSLFGFMPKAWGFTLLGLIFMLIGVFFEKLRTHESAQDGNL; this is translated from the coding sequence ATGATAAATATCAGAAGGCGCGAATATGAATTCTTGAACGGTGAAATAAATTCATGGCTTGACGAGAATATAATCACGAGTGAGCAGAGTGAAAAAATTTTATCACTCTATGAAATCAAAGAGTATTCATTAAAGCGAATATTAATTTTAGCTGGAGTTATTTTATTAGGACTGGGAGCTGTGAGTTTTCTTGCTTCAAAGTGGCATGAATTGCCGAAATTATTGCGTTTATGCGTGCTTATCGGGGGCTATGCATTATCGTTAATAGCGTGTTCGATTTCAGGAATTCGCACTAAAGCCGGGAAGAGTTTTTTATTGCTGGCAAGTTTTATTTTAGGTTCGGGGATTTTCTTAGGCACTCGAATGTATAATATCAAGCTCGATTTGTCGCAAATTCTTGAATTCTGGCTGTTAGCTGAAATTGTAACATGCATGATAACTAGTGATTTATGGCAGGTTTATTTACTGGAAATCTTGAGTCTTATATATTTAATCGTGATAAATGCAATAGATATTTTTGCCCTGCAATTCATGAATTCGGCGCATTTTGCAATGTGGGAATTTTTCGTCCCTGTAAAAGCCTTTATCTTGCTGGCTTTATTATGGCTGGTGAACTGGCGTATTAGAACACGTGCAATCATAAACGCTAATATTTTAATCACGTTATTATTATGCGCTTCCCGAATGAGTTTGTGTTTAGGCGGAACTCTTACACTTGTAATTCTTGCAATAATCGGCGGTGTTATGTCATTCTTAATGAAGCATTCAGACGGTCAGACAATGGGATTATTAATTGCGGGAGTATTCGGCTTATTATTAACTTGGCCGGAGTTCTGGAATTCATGGGACTATGCGAAAATTTTAAGCGTAGTGAGTGCCTTGTGTCTCGTGCCCTTAATGCTGATAAATATTTGGCGCGGTCATTTAGTCGCCGGAGTAGTATTTTGCGTGTTGCTGGTATGTAGATACTTCTTTGACAGCTTATTCGGATTTATGCCGAAAGCCTGGGGATTTACTTTACTGGGCTTAATATTTATGCTGATAGGGGTATTTTTTGAGAAATTGCGAACTCATGAATCAGCACAGGACGGAAATTTATAA
- the metG gene encoding methionine--tRNA ligase, with the protein MAKSFYVTTPIYYVNDKPHIGHAYTTIACDVISRYMRLKGYDVKFLTGTDEHGQKIERAANSQNKTPQELVDEIHVKFKDLWQVLNISNDDFIRTTEERHIKTVQKIFSQLLSQGDIYKSKYEGLYCVSCENYVSESNMGENQTCPDCGSKLISMQEESYFFRASKYVPDLIKYYENNPNAIKPVTRYNEIMSFLRGGVKDISVSRTSLKWGIPVPGDENHVIYVWFDALINYLSALQGDDYKKFWPGYHVVGKDIIRFHCVTWPLMLIALNEKLPAGIIAHGWWTIKGGKMSKSKGNVIDPLDMINKYGLDPFRYFLMREIPFGSDGEFSEDALIGRINSDLANDLGNLLNRTLQMIKNYRAGVVPECDKSSSPLSELAQDIISRVDNFMKDFAFDSALKAIWEFISRANKFIDETTPWILAKNNESERLNYVLLNLYEALRLCAVLLFPFMPSTSEKICVQLGCDLKISDWGNGAGNKINKGDILFPRIDTKKEQKNMSDNPEVTPESKESELITIEDFARVQMRVGQITSCEEIPRSKKLYKLTIDLGSETRTVCSGIKEYFSPDELTGQKIILVCNLKPVKLCGVESNGMILAASIKSEGKLTLLTPLDENIPLGSVVS; encoded by the coding sequence ATGGCAAAAAGTTTTTACGTAACGACACCGATTTATTATGTAAATGACAAGCCTCATATCGGGCACGCTTATACGACAATTGCATGTGATGTGATTTCTCGTTATATGAGACTGAAGGGCTATGACGTTAAATTTTTGACAGGAACTGACGAACACGGCCAGAAAATAGAACGCGCTGCAAACTCTCAAAATAAGACTCCTCAAGAATTAGTTGACGAGATTCACGTAAAATTTAAAGATTTATGGCAGGTCTTGAATATTTCGAACGATGATTTTATCAGGACAACTGAAGAGCGGCATATCAAGACAGTACAAAAAATTTTCTCGCAGTTATTATCACAGGGCGATATTTATAAAAGCAAATATGAAGGCTTATATTGTGTCTCATGTGAAAATTACGTGAGCGAGTCAAACATGGGAGAAAATCAAACATGTCCCGATTGCGGCAGTAAATTAATTTCAATGCAGGAAGAAAGCTATTTTTTCAGAGCCTCAAAATATGTCCCGGACTTAATAAAATATTATGAGAATAACCCGAATGCTATAAAGCCTGTTACACGCTATAATGAAATCATGAGCTTTTTACGGGGCGGCGTTAAAGATATTTCCGTATCAAGAACTAGCTTAAAATGGGGGATACCAGTTCCCGGCGATGAGAATCACGTTATCTATGTCTGGTTTGACGCGCTTATAAATTATCTCTCAGCTTTACAGGGCGACGACTACAAAAAATTTTGGCCCGGTTATCACGTTGTCGGCAAGGATATAATTAGATTTCATTGTGTAACTTGGCCGTTAATGCTGATTGCCTTAAATGAGAAATTACCGGCTGGAATTATTGCGCATGGATGGTGGACTATCAAAGGCGGCAAAATGAGCAAGTCCAAAGGCAACGTTATAGACCCTCTTGACATGATTAATAAATACGGTCTTGACCCGTTCAGATATTTTTTAATGCGAGAAATACCGTTTGGCTCAGACGGGGAATTCAGCGAGGATGCATTAATAGGCCGTATAAATTCAGATTTAGCTAACGACTTAGGCAATTTATTAAATCGCACTCTTCAAATGATAAAGAATTATCGCGCCGGAGTTGTGCCTGAATGTGATAAATCAAGCTCGCCACTAAGTGAACTAGCTCAAGATATTATTTCAAGAGTAGATAATTTCATGAAAGATTTTGCGTTTGATAGTGCCTTAAAAGCTATATGGGAATTTATTTCGCGGGCTAATAAATTTATTGACGAGACAACCCCTTGGATCTTAGCTAAGAATAACGAGTCAGAACGCCTGAATTATGTATTATTGAATCTGTATGAGGCCTTGAGACTTTGCGCTGTGTTATTATTCCCCTTTATGCCGAGTACCAGCGAAAAAATTTGCGTTCAATTAGGTTGCGATTTAAAAATTTCTGACTGGGGCAATGGAGCAGGAAATAAAATTAACAAGGGCGATATATTATTCCCTAGAATTGACACAAAGAAGGAGCAAAAAAATATGTCGGATAATCCGGAAGTTACGCCAGAAAGCAAAGAAAGCGAATTAATTACGATTGAAGATTTTGCACGAGTTCAAATGCGCGTCGGACAAATTACCAGCTGTGAAGAAATACCCAGATCTAAAAAGTTATATAAATTAACTATAGATTTAGGCTCAGAAACTCGAACAGTTTGCAGCGGAATTAAAGAATATTTCTCACCGGACGAATTAACAGGGCAAAAAATTATACTTGTCTGCAATCTCAAGCCCGTTAAATTATGCGGAGTAGAAAGCAACGGGATGATTTTAGCAGCAAGCATAAAGAGTGAAGGCAAATTAACGCTTTTAACGCCTTTAGATGAGAATATACCATTAGGGAGCGTAGTGAGCTAG
- a CDS encoding GtrA family protein, which produces MNYKTFKHLFLYGIVGVLTTLLAIFLYWLFTRKFYLGVVSSSALSWVLAVIFSFWANRKFVFFSHGPLFHEFYLFVMARISTGLMDLAIMYIFVDLLNFYDMPVKIISNILVIILNYVAAKLVIFK; this is translated from the coding sequence ATGAATTATAAAACTTTTAAGCATTTATTTTTATATGGCATTGTCGGAGTTCTTACTACTTTATTAGCTATATTTCTTTACTGGCTGTTCACGAGAAAATTTTATCTCGGTGTTGTCTCAAGTTCTGCGTTATCGTGGGTCTTGGCCGTGATATTCTCATTCTGGGCTAATCGTAAATTTGTATTTTTTTCGCACGGGCCTCTCTTTCACGAGTTCTATTTATTCGTAATGGCTCGTATAAGCACGGGCTTAATGGATTTAGCGATTATGTATATTTTCGTTGATCTATTAAATTTTTATGACATGCCGGTGAAAATAATCAGCAATATTTTAGTGATTATATTAAATTATGTAGCTGCAAAGCTCGTTATATTCAAGTGA